From Cellulosimicrobium cellulans, the proteins below share one genomic window:
- a CDS encoding SelT/SelW/SelH family protein has product MTDDAGLPGPEAPAPADPPRGTARVAVEYCTQCRWLLRAAWVAQELLQTFRTRLGEVALVPGTDGVFRVTLDAGDGPVLLWDRKADGGFPEIPDLKRRVRDAVAPNLALGHTDRAAARSAGAGEAASAE; this is encoded by the coding sequence ATGACGGACGACGCCGGGCTGCCCGGACCTGAGGCCCCCGCGCCCGCCGACCCGCCGCGCGGGACCGCGCGCGTGGCGGTCGAGTACTGCACGCAGTGCCGGTGGCTGCTGCGCGCCGCGTGGGTCGCGCAGGAGCTGCTGCAGACGTTCCGCACGCGGCTCGGCGAGGTCGCCCTGGTGCCGGGGACGGACGGCGTCTTCCGCGTCACGCTCGACGCCGGGGACGGCCCCGTCCTGCTGTGGGACCGCAAGGCCGACGGCGGGTTCCCCGAGATCCCCGACCTCAAGCGGCGCGTGCGCGACGCCGTCGCCCCGAACCTCGCGCTCGGGCACACCGACCGGGCTGCCGCCCGGTCCGCCGGTGCGGGCGAGGCCGCGTCCGCGGAGTGA
- a CDS encoding aldo/keto reductase, translated as MTIPTLSTPDGTTIPAIGFGTYRLGGEEGADSIARAIDAGYRLVDSAFSYENEGAVGAAVRRADVPRDDVIVTSKLPGRHQAHDDAVRTVEESLFRTGLDRIDLYLIHWPNPRVGRYVEAYEALVECRERGLIRHVGVSNFLPEHLDAVIAATGVTPLVNQVELHPYFPQAAQRAADAERGVVTEAWSPVGRASDLLRDPVVTAVAAAHGVSPVQAILRWHVQLGVVPLPKASSPERQRENLDVFSFELTTHEMNALTGLARTDGRTNDQDPAVYEEL; from the coding sequence ATGACGATCCCCACCCTCAGCACCCCGGACGGCACGACGATCCCCGCGATCGGCTTCGGCACGTACAGGCTGGGCGGAGAGGAGGGTGCGGACTCGATCGCGCGTGCGATCGACGCGGGCTACCGGTTGGTCGACTCCGCGTTCAGCTACGAGAACGAGGGCGCCGTGGGTGCTGCCGTCCGCCGCGCGGACGTCCCGCGCGACGACGTGATCGTCACGTCCAAGCTCCCCGGCCGCCACCAGGCCCACGACGACGCCGTCCGCACCGTCGAGGAGTCGCTGTTCCGCACCGGTCTCGACCGCATCGACCTGTACCTGATCCACTGGCCGAACCCGCGCGTCGGGAGGTACGTCGAGGCGTACGAGGCGCTCGTCGAGTGCCGTGAGCGCGGGCTGATCCGTCACGTGGGCGTCTCGAACTTCCTGCCCGAGCACCTCGACGCGGTGATCGCGGCGACGGGCGTGACGCCGCTCGTGAACCAGGTCGAGCTGCACCCGTACTTCCCGCAGGCCGCGCAGCGGGCCGCCGACGCCGAGCGCGGGGTCGTCACCGAGGCGTGGAGCCCGGTCGGCCGCGCGAGCGACCTGCTGCGCGACCCGGTCGTCACCGCGGTCGCCGCGGCCCACGGCGTCTCCCCCGTCCAGGCGATCCTGCGCTGGCACGTGCAGCTCGGCGTCGTCCCGCTGCCCAAGGCGTCGTCGCCCGAGCGCCAGCGCGAGAACCTCGACGTGTTCTCCTTCGAGCTCACGACCCACGAGATGAACGCGCTCACGGGCCTCGCCCGGACCGACGGGCGCACGAACGACCAGGACCCGGCGGTGTACGAGGAGCTCTGA
- a CDS encoding SRPBCC family protein: protein MKDFITELEAARRSVGTGALPAGDARVLTIERTYPAVVEDVWDAVTDPERIPRWFLPVTGDFRVGGTYQVEGNAGGEIRACDAPTLLRLTWVMGPPTPEDSSVVEVRLAPAPGGGTTLTLEHTAVVPPEMWDVYGPGAVGVGWDGALLGLALHLDGAGPLDPEQVLASPELRVFNTASSEAWGAALAAADGLSVDDVAARVAATTAFYVPADDASEPS, encoded by the coding sequence ATGAAGGACTTCATCACCGAGCTCGAGGCCGCCCGGCGCTCCGTCGGGACGGGAGCGCTCCCCGCGGGCGACGCCCGCGTCCTCACGATCGAGCGGACCTACCCGGCCGTCGTCGAGGACGTGTGGGACGCCGTCACCGACCCCGAGCGCATCCCGCGCTGGTTCCTGCCCGTCACGGGCGACTTCCGGGTCGGCGGCACCTACCAGGTCGAGGGGAACGCGGGCGGCGAGATCCGTGCGTGCGACGCACCGACCCTCCTCCGGCTCACCTGGGTCATGGGCCCGCCGACGCCGGAGGACTCCTCCGTCGTCGAGGTCCGCCTCGCGCCCGCACCCGGCGGCGGCACGACCCTCACGCTCGAGCACACCGCCGTCGTGCCGCCGGAGATGTGGGACGTGTACGGCCCGGGTGCCGTCGGCGTCGGCTGGGACGGCGCGCTGCTGGGCCTCGCGCTGCACCTCGACGGCGCCGGGCCGCTCGACCCCGAGCAGGTCCTCGCGAGCCCCGAGCTGCGGGTGTTCAACACCGCGAGCAGCGAGGCGTGGGGCGCGGCGCTCGCGGCCGCGGACGGCCTGAGCGTGGACGACGTCGCCGCGCGCGTCGCCGCCACGACGGCGTTCTACGTCCCCGCGGACGACGCCTCCGAGCCGAGCTGA
- a CDS encoding ArsR/SmtB family transcription factor — protein sequence MEAFDVLGDPVRRRLLEHLARGEQPAGELAALVGEEFGISQPAVSQHLRVLRTSGFATVRPEGTRRLYALDPAALDEVEDWAAGLRRFWEQRLDALGTELARGARERRRAAAADEDAGRPTDTTRRTA from the coding sequence ATGGAAGCGTTCGACGTCCTCGGCGACCCCGTCCGGCGTCGGCTCCTCGAGCACCTCGCCCGGGGCGAGCAGCCGGCGGGGGAGCTCGCCGCGCTCGTGGGCGAGGAGTTCGGGATCAGCCAGCCGGCCGTGTCCCAGCACCTCAGGGTGCTGCGGACGAGCGGCTTCGCGACCGTGCGGCCCGAAGGGACCCGGCGGCTCTACGCGCTCGACCCCGCGGCGCTCGACGAGGTCGAGGACTGGGCCGCGGGCCTGCGCCGGTTCTGGGAGCAGCGGCTCGACGCGCTCGGGACCGAGCTCGCTCGCGGTGCCCGCGAGCGGCGCCGTGCCGCGGCCGCCGACGAGGACGCCGGACGCCCGACCGACACCACCAGGAGGACAGCATGA
- a CDS encoding DUF5997 family protein produces MTPKQSAQTMKPATAAKKLGVYLPATPQEFQEGTVTRAQLEELEKNPPEWLADLRRNGPHPRPVVAGRLGVSISGLTRGGLTEPLTTEEIDALRQDPPAWLATEREVQKKVRAEEERLAAARTKKG; encoded by the coding sequence ATGACCCCCAAGCAGTCCGCGCAGACCATGAAGCCCGCCACCGCGGCGAAGAAGCTCGGGGTGTACCTGCCCGCCACGCCGCAGGAGTTCCAGGAGGGCACCGTCACGCGGGCCCAGCTCGAGGAGCTCGAGAAGAACCCGCCGGAGTGGCTCGCGGACCTGCGCCGCAACGGCCCTCACCCGCGCCCCGTCGTCGCGGGACGCCTCGGCGTCTCCATCTCGGGCCTCACGCGCGGCGGCCTCACCGAGCCGCTGACGACGGAGGAGATCGACGCGCTGCGCCAGGACCCGCCCGCGTGGCTCGCGACCGAGCGGGAGGTGCAGAAGAAGGTCCGCGCCGAGGAGGAGCGGCTCGCCGCCGCCCGCACCAAGAAGGGCTGA
- the msrA gene encoding peptide-methionine (S)-S-oxide reductase MsrA — protein sequence MNSIFDAIFGSSGKTTMIAPEDALPGRQSPVLQTPRPHTVLGTSITGPWPEGTRVLYLAMGCFWGAEEIFWQVPGVVSTAVGYMGGTTPNPTYEEACTARTGHTETALVAYDPARVTEEELLKIFWERHDPTQGYRQGNDVGTQYRSAVYWTTPEQEQAVRETAARYSAVLEAKGYDPVTTEMRPAAEAGPFFYAEDYHQQYLDKNPNGYRCHATTGVPFPSAA from the coding sequence ATGAACTCGATCTTCGACGCGATCTTCGGCTCGTCCGGCAAGACGACGATGATCGCCCCCGAGGACGCGCTGCCCGGGCGCCAGTCGCCCGTGCTGCAGACCCCGCGTCCCCACACCGTGCTCGGCACCTCGATCACCGGCCCGTGGCCGGAGGGCACGCGCGTGCTCTACCTGGCGATGGGCTGCTTCTGGGGCGCCGAGGAGATCTTCTGGCAGGTGCCCGGGGTGGTGAGCACCGCCGTCGGCTACATGGGCGGCACGACGCCGAACCCGACCTACGAGGAGGCGTGCACCGCGCGCACGGGCCACACCGAGACGGCGCTCGTCGCGTACGACCCCGCGAGGGTCACCGAGGAGGAGCTGCTCAAGATCTTCTGGGAGCGCCACGACCCGACGCAGGGCTACCGTCAGGGCAACGACGTCGGCACGCAGTACCGGTCCGCCGTCTACTGGACGACACCGGAGCAGGAGCAGGCGGTCCGCGAGACGGCCGCGCGCTACTCCGCGGTGCTCGAGGCCAAGGGCTACGACCCCGTGACGACCGAGATGCGCCCCGCGGCCGAGGCCGGCCCGTTCTTCTACGCCGAGGACTATCACCAGCAGTACCTCGACAAGAACCCGAACGGCTACCGCTGCCACGCGACGACGGGCGTCCCGTTCCCGAGCGCCGCGTAG
- a CDS encoding VOC family protein — MLRISDVTFLVRDLDEAIAFFVDAIGFAVRQDEVVGGSWRRVVVGPTDGGTGLVLAPTTGDVLGRQAGGDVALFLETDDFAAQHARMLAHGVVFREEPRHEPYGTVAVFEDLHGMPWDLIEPPAGA; from the coding sequence ATGCTGCGCATCTCCGACGTCACCTTCCTCGTCCGCGACCTCGACGAGGCGATCGCGTTCTTCGTCGACGCGATCGGGTTCGCCGTCCGCCAGGACGAGGTCGTCGGCGGGTCGTGGCGGCGGGTCGTCGTCGGGCCGACCGACGGGGGCACCGGGCTCGTCCTCGCCCCCACGACGGGTGACGTCCTGGGACGGCAGGCCGGCGGCGACGTCGCGCTGTTCCTGGAGACGGACGACTTCGCCGCGCAGCACGCGCGCATGCTCGCGCACGGTGTCGTGTTCCGCGAGGAGCCGCGGCACGAGCCCTACGGCACGGTCGCGGTGTTCGAGGACCTGCACGGTATGCCGTGGGACCTCATCGAGCCACCGGCCGGCGCCTGA
- a CDS encoding CPBP family glutamic-type intramembrane protease, producing the protein MPDAARPPWAVGSPLRLLAAVLVSGAAVLLFAVHVRPLGYVPLVLGVALGLAVDRRLGRDLALVGTGMAIISTISLEADLSDAGMVRFAVVLSLAVLVPWALSRFAFHEDVVRFPVATGRRWTRGQIVYLVVVVAAGYLILPFYFIGSGAYLNWPEITGGQEIARLFVGVNAVGIWDELFFVCVVFALYREHFGLWTANLLQATVFVSFLWELGYREWGPLLTVPFALVQGWIFSWSKSLTYVVAVHLLFDVVVFAVLVHAHHPELFDVFVTAPR; encoded by the coding sequence GTGCCCGACGCCGCCCGGCCGCCCTGGGCGGTCGGCTCGCCGCTGCGGCTGCTCGCCGCGGTGCTCGTCTCCGGCGCCGCGGTGCTGCTGTTCGCGGTGCACGTGCGCCCGCTCGGGTACGTGCCGCTCGTGCTCGGCGTGGCGCTGGGGCTCGCCGTGGACCGCCGCCTCGGACGCGACCTCGCGCTGGTCGGCACCGGCATGGCGATCATCTCGACGATCTCGCTCGAGGCGGACCTGTCGGACGCGGGGATGGTGCGCTTCGCCGTCGTGCTGTCGCTCGCCGTGCTCGTGCCGTGGGCGCTCTCGCGGTTCGCGTTCCACGAGGACGTCGTCCGGTTCCCCGTGGCGACCGGGCGGCGCTGGACCCGGGGGCAGATCGTCTACCTCGTCGTGGTCGTCGCGGCCGGGTACCTGATCCTGCCGTTCTACTTCATCGGCTCTGGCGCGTACCTCAACTGGCCGGAGATCACGGGCGGGCAGGAGATCGCGCGGCTGTTCGTCGGCGTCAACGCGGTGGGGATCTGGGACGAGCTGTTCTTCGTGTGCGTCGTGTTCGCGCTGTACCGCGAGCACTTCGGCCTGTGGACGGCGAACCTCCTGCAGGCGACGGTCTTCGTGTCGTTCCTGTGGGAGCTCGGGTACCGCGAGTGGGGCCCGCTCCTCACCGTCCCGTTCGCCCTGGTCCAGGGCTGGATCTTCTCGTGGAGCAAGTCGCTCACGTACGTCGTCGCGGTGCACCTGCTGTTCGACGTCGTGGTGTTCGCGGTGCTCGTGCACGCCCACCACCCGGAGCTGTTCGACGTGTTCGTCACCGCGCCGCGCTGA
- a CDS encoding LysR substrate-binding domain-containing protein, translated as MDDDAGTTPEVTNGATPDDPGAVRRFRLAYVPGATPAKWVRTWRERLADVPLDLVAVEAGDAERALRDDEADAAILRLPVDRDVLSAIRLYEEAPVVLVSRDHLLAALEPEEPVALADLADDVLLRPLDDVVPWAGEPGAADDAPAPPGRPAVERPATTGDAVVLVAANVGVAVVPQSLARLHHRKDVTYRRLDDAPAAPVALAWVADRDDELVEEMVGIVRGRTVNSSRGRRAEAAPAEPEAPRGAGRGGTGGQNGREGGRGGSARGGARGGTARGGSGGGRASGGKQGRGGGQKGRDSRGRGGKRR; from the coding sequence GTGGACGACGACGCGGGCACGACCCCCGAGGTGACGAACGGCGCGACCCCCGACGACCCCGGTGCGGTGCGGCGGTTCCGGCTCGCGTACGTGCCGGGCGCGACGCCGGCGAAGTGGGTGCGCACGTGGCGCGAGCGCCTCGCCGACGTGCCGCTCGACCTCGTCGCCGTCGAGGCGGGCGACGCCGAGCGCGCGCTGCGCGACGACGAGGCGGACGCCGCCATCCTCCGCCTGCCGGTCGACCGTGACGTGCTCAGCGCGATCCGGCTCTACGAGGAGGCGCCGGTCGTGCTCGTCTCGCGCGACCACCTGCTCGCCGCGCTCGAGCCCGAGGAGCCGGTCGCCCTGGCCGACCTGGCGGACGACGTGCTGCTCCGGCCGCTCGACGACGTCGTGCCCTGGGCCGGCGAGCCGGGCGCCGCGGACGACGCCCCGGCGCCCCCGGGACGGCCGGCGGTCGAGCGTCCGGCGACGACGGGCGACGCCGTCGTGCTCGTCGCGGCGAACGTCGGGGTGGCGGTCGTGCCGCAGTCGCTCGCGCGCCTGCACCACCGCAAGGACGTGACGTACCGGCGCCTCGACGACGCGCCGGCCGCACCGGTGGCGCTCGCGTGGGTCGCCGACCGGGACGACGAGCTGGTCGAGGAGATGGTCGGGATCGTGCGGGGCCGCACGGTCAACAGCTCGCGCGGCCGTCGCGCGGAGGCGGCCCCGGCGGAGCCCGAGGCGCCGCGCGGCGCGGGACGCGGCGGGACCGGTGGGCAGAACGGTCGTGAGGGCGGGCGCGGCGGGTCGGCGCGCGGGGGAGCGCGCGGCGGGACGGCGCGCGGGGGATCCGGGGGCGGGCGTGCCAGCGGGGGGAAGCAGGGCCGCGGCGGCGGCCAGAAGGGGCGGGACTCCCGCGGGCGGGGCGGGAAGCGCCGGTGA
- a CDS encoding phosphatase PAP2 family protein, producing the protein MTPPDSSRASTLLDRPATSLGTPSDEVPDAASRPLPEPLADASSRAAGQVLVAVSWLVGAALVVLVARLLRGPSEALYLAITARTADLPGSGLVAEGGVLVLLGLCALVAWRSRRAGASAVATTLVVGVGAVVAYAASEAVKSLVRQPRGCWELVEVAHCPAAGDWSFPSNHTAIAFALATAVVLAGAPAVRVPGAVPARHAYRSPLRDVALWVVLPVVLAVAVAAARVAEGVHFPHDVVAGAAVGVAVVVATVTVLVGPATAAVTAACRVDGVRRVLLARPA; encoded by the coding sequence ATGACCCCGCCCGATTCGTCCCGTGCCTCGACCCTGCTCGACCGTCCTGCCACGTCCCTCGGCACCCCGTCCGACGAGGTGCCCGACGCGGCGTCGCGCCCGCTGCCGGAGCCGCTCGCGGACGCGTCGTCCCGGGCCGCAGGCCAGGTCCTCGTCGCGGTGTCGTGGCTGGTCGGGGCGGCGCTCGTGGTGCTGGTCGCGCGACTCCTGCGTGGGCCGAGCGAGGCGCTGTACCTCGCGATCACGGCGCGGACCGCCGATCTCCCGGGGTCGGGCCTCGTCGCGGAGGGCGGGGTCCTCGTGCTCCTCGGGCTGTGCGCGCTCGTCGCGTGGCGGTCGCGTCGTGCGGGTGCGTCCGCCGTCGCGACGACGCTCGTCGTCGGGGTGGGCGCCGTCGTCGCCTACGCGGCGAGCGAGGCCGTGAAGTCGCTCGTCCGCCAGCCGCGAGGGTGCTGGGAGCTCGTCGAGGTCGCGCACTGCCCGGCCGCGGGGGACTGGTCGTTCCCCAGCAACCACACCGCCATCGCGTTCGCCCTCGCGACGGCGGTCGTCCTGGCGGGCGCGCCCGCCGTGCGCGTCCCCGGGGCGGTGCCCGCGCGGCACGCCTACCGGTCTCCGCTGCGTGACGTCGCGCTGTGGGTCGTGCTGCCCGTGGTGCTGGCCGTCGCGGTCGCCGCGGCGCGGGTCGCCGAGGGCGTGCACTTCCCGCACGACGTCGTCGCGGGCGCGGCCGTCGGGGTCGCCGTGGTCGTCGCGACGGTGACGGTCCTCGTCGGCCCCGCGACGGCCGCGGTCACCGCGGCGTGCCGCGTGGACGGCGTCCGCCGTGTCCTGCTGGCGCGGCCTGCCTGA